The sequence TCACCATGTGGCAACTATTGTTCTGATTGTTGTGTCCTATATTTGCAGGTATGCAGATGAGTGTAATCGCCCTTATATACCATAACAATACACAGCATAGTCAAACTTGAAGTTGTTGCTACTTCCAAACAGATTATCTCGTCCTGGCTCGGTCATTTTACCCCTCCATGATGCAAGTGATATATTCCTAGAGATTGGAAAGATGGCCAAGTACAGTAGCTGTGAGTGGCTAGCTGTTGTAGCATTTCTACTTTTTGTGGCTTCATGGATCCTTCTTCGGCTAATAGTGTTTCCTTTCTGGATCCTAAGAAGCACAAGGTAAACACTCTTGGTTGTTCTGGCATGTGGTGCTACTTTACCTGATTAGAAAGCAGCATTACTCTACTAAGTTTTGTAGTGCATTTTGTTGATCAATTCAATGGTCTTGCGTCTTTTTCAGTTATGAAATAGCTATGATCGTGGACAACGAGAACAGAAAAATCTACAGAACTTCGTACTACTATCTTTTCAACACTCTCTTGTTTTCACTTCTGGTCTTTCACATATATTGGTGGGTACTGATTTATCGGATGCTCGTCAAACAAATTCAATCCAGAGGTCATGTTGGTGAGGATGTCCGATCCGGTCAGTGATTCTTTTCTTGCTCATTTCCTTggtgttagatttattttctttctCGGCAGCATACTCTTATGGATTTGTTATAAGCTACCCCTTCTATTAAACAGATTCTGAAGGCGAAAACAACCATGAAGATTAAGCTGAAGGTTGTTGGATGCTTAACTGAAGAACTGTATAGTTCGCAGTTGGGAATGAGAATGGTGCAAGCGGGTTGTATAAAGAATGAGAATGTCAAGGAGGAGCTAGTTAGCATATCCATTAGTAGGAAATTCAGGCACAAAACGAAAACTGAAAAGGCTCGAATCTCGGTGCCACTGGAACAAGCCTCCTTGATATGTATCTTTTTTGTATATTGAATGTATAAGGTGAGGCTATCATTCAGGGTCTTGAGGCATCAATCATACATCGTGATATTAATCTCCATATGTATGTGAAGATGTCTTTTCAGAAATACTGAGCCTCCGAGTTATAAAAATTCTCTTTTATATATGTGGTTTGCTTGAAATTTTGTGGTCCTATTctcaattttttttctaaatttagttgTCCTTATATGTCATTATTATATACACTTGCGGTTCATGTTAAATATTCAGTATGATTGATATTGGAAATGGACATATCTGTTAAACATGGGGAgtgcctagaactcatctagatgagatataatttggtctcattcactttgaaaacaagaacagatACAACCCACATCAGcatacacgcatcttatagcatcacatccaatggctataaaaggtgaatgagaccaaactatatctcatctagatgagttctagcaaaactgttaaACATGTGTACAAAGAAGATATCACTAATTTAGTTGATACTCAGTGTAATTGATCATGTACTTTCGTATATCCAATCATGTTCAGCACACATACAATCTACAGAAGAGAGCTACAAGTTTTGTGTGAGGCATCAAGCCATCAGCAACAGCATCACTTGTTATAGGACCTTGCTAGCAACGACGATCACGACCGAATCTCGCCTTCCTCTAAATCCTCGTGGAAGCTTTGACGGCGTTGCTGCTTCCAGTCTTCGTCAACCTTGAGGTAGAGCCCAATCTGCCGCAACACGTTGCTGGGCTTCGCTGTGTTGTACTCATCAATGCCGAGCCTCTTCAGATCCTCTCGGTGTAGGGTATCGTCGGGCATTGCCGTCTTCTCCATCTGGAGCAGCTCCTGACGGGCCTTCTCCCTCGCCCGGGACGTGGCCTCCTTTCGCTGCCTTTCCAGAGCACAGGCGAGCTGCTCACATGTTGGAGGCGTGGCCGGTGCTGGACTGTCGACGATCTCGTCGGAATCAGAATCTGAGTCACTGCCGCCGGAGTGCTCTGAACCCGAGTCGCTGCTGCCGGAATCAGTGTCTGAATCGCTGTCGCTGGAATCAGTATctgaactgctgctgctgctgctgctgctggagcttgggCTGCCGCTGGCTGTTTCATCTTCGACGAGCAGCAGAGGTGCCGGCACGATCGGTAATGGGGAGACGCCACCGCAGATGTcaacttcttcctcctcttcctcttcggccaTCACCTCAGGGCCGTCTTGGTGGCGTTCTTGCAGCAGAGGTTGCGGCACGATCGCTAAGGGGGAGACGCCGCCACAGATGTCAACTTCTTCGACCTCCTCTTCGGCCATCACCTCAGGGCCGTCTTGATGGCGTTCTTGGGGCGACGGATTCGCCGACCTCCTCTCTCGAGCGAACTTGTCAACCTGCTCCTGTAACTCGACAGCAGCAGCGTCGTCCAACGCGTGGAGGTCGATCTCGATTTCGCCGGGGCGGGTGGCGCAGCTGTGCTTCTGCAAGAGCTGGACGATGTGATCGGGGATTTCCGCAACGAAGAGCTCCAGGTCTTCCGCGAGCATCTCCCGCTCAGAGgccgtcatcttcttcttcgtagGCGGCTTCTTGCGATTGATCAGGGGAACTGGAGGGGACGCCTTCCTCTTCTTGGTCGGCGGTTCCTCGGCCAAGAACCTTGGACGACTCTTCTTGACGCGGGGAGCCGACGGGGACGAGGCGGGAGCTAGCACGGCGGCCGCCTTGTGGAGGAGGCGACGGACGGCGACGAGCTCTGCTTGGAAGCGCTGGCGAAGGATCTCCATCTCCCTCGCGCGCTTCTGGCCGGACATGATGTCGATCTTGGCGTCAAACGGCTGGCCTGTGACGAAGCCGTGCTTCCTGGTGAGCTCCCCGCCGTAGGGGTAGGCAATCTCCATGGGAAGGGAACAGGGGACGCCGGTCGCTTCGCTGGGTAAGGGCTGGTGATTGGTGATTGGTGAAGATTGGTAGCTGGAGAAGAGAAGATTGGTCAGAGCGAGGTGAGGGCAAAGGCAACAGGTTGGCTGCCTTTTATTGATCAGCTCAGGTGTGATGCCGATTCCAAACCGTGGATGCGTATGTGATGTGATCCGTGAGGAAATCGGATTTGCTTGCGTGCCAATCAAGTTTGATTAAGCATGAATTAGGAGTTTGAGGCCATCTCGGAAGCCCTCGCCGGGCGACACTGCAGCTCATTTCTTTCCCGCCTCCTATCGTATCGTATCATGAGTTCATGACAGTGTCGTGTGGCGAAAAGACGCAGCAGCTCCTCACCCGGCCACCCATAGTAAGAGAAACAAAGTTGAGTTGAGTCTTGAGTCTTGAGTCTTCTGCAAGACAAGATCAGGCACCAGATCCTCCGAAAAGCGGAATCTGTAGACCGACAG comes from Triticum aestivum cultivar Chinese Spring chromosome 5B, IWGSC CS RefSeq v2.1, whole genome shotgun sequence and encodes:
- the LOC123111786 gene encoding transcription factor GTE11 produces the protein MEIAYPYGGELTRKHGFVTGQPFDAKIDIMSGQKRAREMEILRQRFQAELVAVRRLLHKAAAVLAPASSPSAPRVKKSRPRFLAEEPPTKKRKASPPVPLINRKKPPTKKKMTASEREMLAEDLELFVAEIPDHIVQLLQKHSCATRPGEIEIDLHALDDAAAVELQEQVDKFARERRSANPSPQERHQDGPEVMAEEEVEEVDICGGVSPLAIVPQPLLQERHQDGPEVMAEEEEEEEVDICGGVSPLPIVPAPLLLVEDETASGSPSSSSSSSSSSSDTDSSDSDSDTDSGSSDSGSEHSGGSDSDSDSDEIVDSPAPATPPTCEQLACALERQRKEATSRAREKARQELLQMEKTAMPDDTLHREDLKRLGIDEYNTAKPSNVLRQIGLYLKVDEDWKQQRRQSFHEDLEEGEIRS